From a single bacterium genomic region:
- a CDS encoding thioredoxin family protein: MKKATFYHAGCPVCLSAEQQFVGGLDKNMYEVEVVHLGTAKARIAEAEALGVKSVPALVVDGSPFHINFGAGIDELK, from the coding sequence GTGAAGAAAGCGACATTTTACCACGCTGGTTGCCCAGTCTGCCTCTCAGCGGAACAACAATTTGTTGGAGGACTCGACAAGAATATGTATGAAGTCGAGGTTGTCCATCTGGGTACCGCCAAGGCGCGAATTGCGGAAGCTGAAGCGCTGGGAGTAAAGTCCGTTCCCGCACTGGTGGTGGATGGCAGTCCATTTCACATAAATTTTGGCGCAGGCATCGACGAACTCAAATAG
- a CDS encoding winged helix-turn-helix transcriptional regulator translates to MRNGHAFTLLERIANLLRAEERRLGGELGLQPVHLQVLHYLSRANRYSDTPMSVTDYFALTKGTTSQTVIVLEDRKLIVRKRDTHDGRKVHLQLTRAGKRILSRLMPSGLYKEAQKNLPPGLQTDLEALLRAMQAVGGHRSFGVCHTCHFFKSDAQKYRCGLTGEILTSKDATLICREHLSQ, encoded by the coding sequence ATGAGAAACGGCCATGCCTTTACTCTCTTGGAACGAATTGCCAATCTCCTTCGGGCGGAAGAACGTCGCCTGGGAGGGGAGTTGGGGCTTCAACCGGTGCATCTACAGGTCTTGCACTATCTCAGCCGCGCTAACCGATACAGTGATACTCCTATGTCGGTCACTGACTATTTTGCCCTGACCAAAGGCACCACATCACAAACGGTGATCGTCCTTGAGGATCGAAAACTCATAGTTCGTAAGCGTGATACTCATGATGGCAGAAAAGTTCACCTTCAACTCACGCGCGCAGGAAAGCGCATCTTGTCAAGGTTGATGCCATCTGGGCTTTACAAAGAGGCTCAGAAAAACCTTCCGCCTGGCTTACAGACTGATCTTGAGGCACTTCTTCGCGCTATGCAGGCTGTCGGCGGCCATCGGAGTTTCGGCGTGTGTCATACGTGTCACTTCTTTAAATCTGACGCTCAAAAATATCGCTGCGGCCTTACGGGCGAGATTCTGACTTCCAAAGATGCAACTTTGATTTGTCGTGAACACTTAAGTCAGTAA